Proteins encoded together in one uncultured Desulfosarcina sp. window:
- a CDS encoding 4Fe-4S dicluster domain-containing protein: MRKRSFFGLSKPSFHYELATDSFADAVTIPTPDTLTIYIKQEMKQTGDLKVGTAVKTGQRLTLAEDADACAIAPACGTICAVAPFSADFGRTWTAVTIKTDGGKDLDTEFSEASQTPSLETLARYLTACPGEPDIAPLMDKRNPVKTIVIYAGNADLLIDTGLYVFKKNIEAVNEGIEILRKATGIEDIVIVVPEESVQNYSGHLDARIHPIPSRYPYAQPLMVLYHLTGRLPDESGMADMGVHFLRAEAVAAIGQAFATGRLPVEKTVAVIDKSGGKHLARARIGTPVGVLLKRFGVEVNDHDKIVFGGPMTGSAIYSEDQPIGPDTDAIMVQDKSVIPFYSDYPCVNCGDCVSICPANVQVNLLVRFLEAGQYAEGADMYDLYSCIECGLCSYVCVSRIPIYQYIKLAKYELGRISSAEEVDEQ; the protein is encoded by the coding sequence ATGCGTAAACGATCATTCTTCGGTCTTTCCAAACCTTCTTTCCATTACGAACTGGCAACCGACAGCTTTGCCGATGCGGTGACCATTCCGACGCCGGACACCCTGACGATTTATATCAAACAGGAAATGAAGCAAACCGGCGACCTGAAGGTGGGAACCGCCGTAAAAACCGGACAGCGGCTGACATTGGCCGAAGACGCGGATGCCTGCGCCATCGCCCCGGCCTGCGGCACCATTTGTGCGGTAGCGCCTTTTTCCGCCGACTTCGGCCGGACCTGGACCGCGGTGACCATCAAAACCGATGGCGGCAAGGACCTGGACACCGAATTTTCAGAAGCCAGCCAGACGCCTTCTTTGGAAACCCTGGCGCGCTACCTGACCGCCTGTCCGGGAGAACCGGACATCGCACCGTTGATGGACAAGCGCAATCCCGTAAAAACCATCGTGATCTACGCCGGAAATGCGGACCTGCTCATCGATACCGGCCTGTACGTTTTCAAGAAAAACATCGAGGCTGTAAATGAAGGCATCGAAATCCTGAGAAAAGCCACCGGCATCGAAGACATCGTCATCGTAGTGCCGGAAGAGAGCGTCCAGAACTACTCGGGGCACCTGGATGCCCGCATCCACCCGATTCCGTCCCGCTATCCCTATGCCCAGCCCCTGATGGTCCTCTACCATCTTACCGGCCGGCTGCCGGATGAAAGCGGTATGGCGGACATGGGCGTCCATTTCCTCCGGGCGGAAGCTGTTGCGGCCATCGGCCAGGCCTTTGCCACGGGCCGGCTGCCCGTTGAGAAAACCGTCGCCGTCATCGACAAAAGCGGCGGCAAACACCTGGCCCGGGCACGGATCGGCACGCCGGTGGGTGTGCTGCTGAAGCGGTTTGGCGTGGAAGTTAACGATCACGACAAGATCGTCTTCGGCGGTCCCATGACCGGCAGCGCCATCTACAGCGAGGACCAGCCCATCGGACCGGATACCGATGCCATCATGGTTCAGGATAAAAGCGTCATCCCCTTTTACAGTGATTATCCCTGCGTCAACTGCGGCGATTGCGTAAGCATCTGTCCGGCCAATGTGCAGGTCAACCTGCTGGTCCGATTTCTGGAAGCCGGGCAATACGCCGAAGGCGCCGATATGTACGACCTGTACTCGTGCATCGAATGCGGCCTTTGCAGTTACGTCTGCGTCTCCCGCATTCCGATTTATCAGTACATCAAACTGGCAAAATACGAATTAGGCCGGATATCATCTGCGGAGGAAGTCGATGAACAGTAA
- a CDS encoding RnfABCDGE type electron transport complex subunit D — translation MNSKKTLIVSHAPFWHDGSGIPERSYNAIIAALPAAIVGIAYYGAPALGVISLAMSTAILWELLFNYVSKQPVTVGNGNAALMGLLLAMALPASTPWWLVVIGTFLAIVIGMQIFGGLGANPFNPVALAVAILMVSYNAHMDFDAGLVNFSLSFPSATDPLAALKAFGPAAVADLSPVDLFMGKQVGGLGSTCGLALAIGGLYLMLRGIIRWEISVSFIVGIFICALLFNMADPTRYAPPVFHLLTGYTLFGAFFLATESTTSPVNLIPMVIYGVLGGVMTVLIRNIGAYVDGVVFAILLINLINPLVDKIRPKAIGKVA, via the coding sequence ATGAACAGTAAGAAAACGCTAATCGTTTCCCACGCGCCGTTCTGGCACGACGGCAGCGGGATTCCCGAGCGAAGCTACAACGCCATCATTGCCGCCCTTCCGGCTGCCATCGTCGGGATCGCCTATTACGGCGCGCCGGCACTGGGCGTCATCAGCCTGGCCATGTCGACGGCAATTCTGTGGGAGTTGCTGTTCAACTATGTCAGCAAACAGCCCGTTACGGTCGGCAACGGCAACGCCGCCCTGATGGGGCTGCTGCTGGCCATGGCCCTTCCCGCATCGACCCCCTGGTGGCTGGTTGTCATCGGCACCTTTCTGGCCATCGTCATCGGCATGCAGATTTTCGGCGGCCTCGGCGCCAATCCGTTCAATCCGGTGGCGCTCGCGGTAGCCATCCTGATGGTTTCCTACAATGCCCACATGGATTTCGATGCCGGCCTGGTCAACTTTTCGCTGAGCTTTCCTTCGGCCACGGATCCGCTGGCCGCCCTGAAAGCCTTTGGTCCGGCTGCAGTCGCGGACCTGAGCCCTGTCGACCTGTTCATGGGCAAACAGGTGGGCGGTTTAGGAAGCACCTGCGGTCTGGCCCTGGCCATCGGCGGCCTCTACCTGATGCTGCGGGGAATCATTCGCTGGGAAATCAGCGTCTCCTTCATCGTCGGCATCTTCATCTGCGCCCTGCTCTTCAACATGGCCGACCCGACCCGCTATGCCCCGCCGGTTTTCCACCTGCTGACCGGGTACACCCTGTTCGGGGCCTTTTTCCTGGCCACCGAGTCCACGACGTCGCCGGTTAATCTTATCCCCATGGTAATCTACGGCGTTTTGGGCGGTGTCATGACGGTGCTGATCCGCAACATCGGCGCCTATGTGGACGGCGTGGTCTTCGCGATTCTCCTGATCAATCTGATAAATCCGCTGGTCGACAAGATCAGACCCAAGGCGATTGGAAAGGTGGCGTAA
- a CDS encoding cytochrome c3 family protein: MTSKKQQLFAYGLAIHLLLVGIICYAAFPTPIPEEPIRIMYQTNAGKVLFEHHTHTDAYGYGADCFDCHHHPSDDEAALIACGQCHQGPAEDGEKPAVCLDCHDESDIEDTEMSSRADAFHQQCTECHEQFEKGPQPGSENCSACHVL, translated from the coding sequence ATGACGTCGAAGAAACAGCAGTTGTTTGCTTACGGTCTGGCAATCCACCTGTTGCTGGTCGGCATTATCTGTTATGCCGCTTTTCCCACCCCGATACCCGAAGAGCCCATTCGTATCATGTATCAGACCAATGCCGGGAAAGTCCTTTTTGAACACCACACCCACACCGATGCATACGGTTACGGGGCCGATTGCTTCGACTGCCACCACCATCCCAGTGACGATGAAGCCGCCTTGATCGCCTGCGGACAATGCCACCAGGGACCCGCCGAAGACGGCGAAAAACCCGCGGTCTGCCTGGATTGCCACGATGAAAGCGATATCGAGGATACGGAGATGAGTTCACGGGCGGATGCGTTTCACCAGCAGTGCACCGAATGTCATGAGCAGTTCGAAAAGGGTCCGCAGCCCGGCTCCGAGAACTGTTCCGCATGTCACGTCCTGTAA
- a CDS encoding electron transport complex subunit E has product MAKSIVSEFTKGLWKEVPPFRLVLGLCPTLGVTTSLKNGLGMGLATTFVLLCSNILVSLLRKVIPAKVRIACYIIIIATFVIVVEQMMAAFAYGLFMDLGVFIPLIVVNCIVLGRAEAFASKNGVFKSTADGLGIGLGFTWALGLLGMVRELIGTGSLKGDVFGLIHWNFQNIFGPSFEPFGFAVQAPGAFVLLGLLLCAMNLIPSK; this is encoded by the coding sequence ATGGCCAAATCGATCGTGTCTGAATTTACCAAAGGCCTGTGGAAGGAAGTCCCTCCGTTCCGACTGGTCCTCGGCCTTTGTCCGACCCTGGGCGTCACCACTTCCCTGAAAAACGGTCTCGGCATGGGGCTGGCCACCACCTTCGTTCTGCTCTGCTCCAACATCCTGGTATCGCTGTTGAGAAAAGTGATCCCCGCCAAAGTGCGCATCGCCTGCTATATTATTATCATCGCCACCTTCGTCATCGTGGTCGAGCAGATGATGGCAGCCTTCGCCTACGGCCTGTTCATGGATCTGGGCGTCTTCATTCCCCTGATCGTGGTCAACTGTATCGTGCTGGGACGCGCCGAAGCCTTTGCCTCTAAAAACGGGGTATTCAAGTCGACGGCCGACGGATTGGGAATCGGCCTCGGGTTCACATGGGCACTGGGACTGCTGGGAATGGTTCGCGAATTGATCGGCACCGGCTCCCTTAAAGGAGACGTGTTCGGACTGATTCACTGGAATTTCCAGAATATTTTCGGTCCCTCGTTCGAACCCTTCGGATTCGCCGTTCAGGCCCCGGGCGCATTTGTGCTTCTGGGATTGTTGCTCTGTGCGATGAACCTGATCCCCAGCAAATAG
- a CDS encoding FAD-dependent oxidoreductase yields MTVAILVMLGLGATCGIILSVASKVFYVYEDPRIGEVEYFLAGANCGGCGFAGCSAAAVAIVAGKAKPGICVAADSEAAVNIATVMGVDPGTAEPMKSLNACSGGDRAAEKFVYNGAMSCAAMSTIYGGKRVCSIGCMGMGDCVQSCQFDAIHMGPDGYPVVDEAFCVGCGACEAACPKGLLSVKTLSQRLLVFNEEDQALAPCQQTCPAEIDIPRYIRMIREGDYEGAVHTIRERNPLLLSCGRVCPHPCEDYCRRGIEDEAVSINQLKRFVADYEMNSGRRFPIACAPDTGKRVAVIGGGPAGVSCAYFLRRLGHHPTIYENMSKLGGITRYGIPEYRLPDKVLDWEIEGILNLGIDVHYNTCLGRDFTIQSLRDEGYDAIFMGVGAWKDYTLGIKGEDLKGVWQGINFLSTVADHPEKKITVGKRAAVVGGGNSAIDCVRTLLRLGCEEVYIVYRRTRKEMPANEVEIVAAEHEGIKFQFLAAPTRVIDDGQGNVKGLEYLQMELGAPDASGRRRPVPIEGSETILDVDMVISAISQQPDVSFMEKEADKENIAITRWNTFDNDPETLQCSVPYLFTGGDVATGPSLVVTAIGGGRRAARSIHQYITGEEVKGSPNSLQGKRHIQESLFKSVPGVVPSKRTPMPELPVAERIDSMIEVDQVISEADAKHESNRCLNCCRVCYNPDQPLVAIQERMEEQNAA; encoded by the coding sequence GTGACCGTCGCTATTCTTGTTATGCTTGGCCTTGGCGCGACCTGCGGCATCATTCTCAGTGTCGCCTCCAAAGTCTTTTATGTATACGAAGACCCGCGCATCGGTGAAGTGGAGTACTTCCTTGCCGGCGCCAACTGCGGAGGATGCGGCTTTGCCGGGTGCAGTGCCGCGGCCGTGGCTATCGTCGCAGGCAAAGCCAAACCGGGTATTTGCGTGGCGGCCGACTCCGAAGCCGCCGTCAACATCGCCACTGTCATGGGGGTTGATCCGGGAACGGCCGAACCCATGAAATCGCTGAACGCATGCAGCGGGGGTGATCGGGCCGCAGAAAAGTTCGTCTACAACGGCGCCATGTCCTGTGCCGCCATGTCCACGATCTACGGCGGCAAACGGGTCTGTTCCATCGGATGCATGGGCATGGGCGACTGCGTCCAGTCCTGTCAGTTCGACGCCATTCACATGGGCCCCGATGGCTACCCGGTCGTCGACGAAGCCTTCTGCGTGGGCTGCGGGGCCTGCGAAGCGGCCTGCCCCAAAGGCCTGCTCTCCGTGAAGACCTTGTCCCAGCGCCTGCTGGTCTTCAACGAGGAAGACCAGGCCCTGGCCCCCTGCCAGCAGACCTGCCCGGCTGAAATCGACATTCCCAGATACATTCGGATGATCCGGGAAGGCGACTACGAAGGCGCCGTCCACACCATCCGGGAACGCAACCCACTGCTGCTCTCCTGCGGACGGGTCTGCCCGCATCCTTGCGAAGATTACTGCCGCCGGGGAATCGAGGATGAAGCCGTTTCCATCAACCAGCTCAAGCGCTTCGTGGCCGACTACGAGATGAACAGCGGCCGCCGCTTTCCCATCGCCTGCGCCCCGGACACCGGCAAGCGGGTCGCCGTCATCGGCGGCGGGCCGGCGGGCGTAAGCTGCGCTTATTTTCTCAGACGCCTGGGCCACCATCCCACCATTTACGAAAACATGTCCAAGCTGGGCGGCATTACCCGCTACGGCATCCCCGAGTACCGTCTGCCGGATAAAGTCCTCGACTGGGAAATCGAGGGCATTTTAAACTTGGGCATCGATGTGCACTACAACACCTGCTTGGGCAGGGATTTCACCATCCAGTCCCTGCGCGACGAGGGCTACGATGCGATTTTCATGGGAGTCGGTGCCTGGAAGGACTATACCCTGGGAATCAAGGGAGAAGATCTCAAGGGCGTCTGGCAGGGCATTAATTTCCTGTCCACGGTAGCCGATCATCCTGAGAAGAAAATTACCGTGGGCAAACGGGCTGCCGTTGTGGGAGGCGGCAATTCGGCCATCGACTGCGTACGTACGCTGCTGCGTTTAGGCTGCGAGGAGGTGTATATCGTCTACCGCCGGACCCGCAAGGAGATGCCGGCCAACGAAGTCGAAATCGTGGCCGCCGAACACGAGGGCATCAAGTTCCAGTTTCTGGCCGCGCCCACGCGCGTCATCGACGATGGGCAGGGCAATGTCAAAGGGCTCGAATATCTCCAGATGGAACTGGGGGCACCCGATGCCAGCGGCAGGCGGCGTCCCGTCCCCATCGAGGGCTCCGAAACCATCCTCGACGTGGACATGGTCATCTCGGCCATCAGCCAGCAGCCGGACGTCTCCTTCATGGAAAAGGAAGCCGATAAAGAGAACATCGCCATCACCCGCTGGAACACCTTTGACAACGATCCGGAAACCCTGCAGTGCAGCGTGCCGTATCTTTTCACCGGCGGAGACGTGGCCACCGGCCCCTCGCTGGTCGTCACCGCCATCGGTGGCGGACGGCGTGCGGCCCGCTCCATCCACCAGTATATCACCGGCGAAGAGGTCAAGGGATCGCCGAACTCTCTGCAGGGCAAGCGGCATATCCAGGAATCGCTGTTTAAGAGCGTACCCGGCGTAGTCCCCTCCAAGCGCACGCCGATGCCGGAGTTGCCCGTAGCCGAACGGATCGACTCCATGATCGAGGTG
- a CDS encoding RnfABCDGE type electron transport complex subunit G, whose translation MGEMIKMVVVLTVLSVVSGGSLAWLKDFTEPKIENQVMNLVKGPAIRQMLSEAENDPVEDRFKIQKGEEEHTVFVGVFGGAADTVVVESSANGFADKVGLVVAFNMSDNTLRGVAVTTSKETPGLGARAKEDPSFAAQFKGKGIATPFAVSKDGGQISALSGATITSRAVCTGVNNAVKTYNDLKPQIEDQIKGMGK comes from the coding sequence ATGGGAGAAATGATCAAAATGGTTGTTGTCCTGACCGTATTGAGCGTCGTCTCCGGCGGCAGCCTTGCGTGGTTGAAGGATTTTACCGAACCCAAAATCGAAAACCAGGTCATGAACCTGGTTAAAGGACCCGCCATCCGGCAGATGCTGAGCGAAGCCGAGAATGATCCCGTGGAAGACCGCTTTAAAATCCAGAAAGGCGAAGAAGAGCACACTGTCTTCGTGGGCGTCTTCGGCGGCGCGGCCGATACGGTGGTGGTCGAGTCCAGCGCCAACGGCTTTGCCGACAAGGTGGGGCTGGTCGTGGCCTTCAATATGTCCGACAACACCCTGCGCGGTGTCGCCGTGACAACGAGCAAGGAAACCCCCGGCCTGGGTGCCAGGGCCAAGGAAGATCCCAGCTTTGCCGCCCAATTCAAGGGTAAAGGCATCGCCACGCCCTTCGCTGTCTCCAAGGACGGTGGCCAGATCAGCGCCCTGAGCGGCGCCACGATCACCTCACGGGCGGTATGCACCGGCGTCAACAACGCCGTCAAGACCTACAACGACCTGAAGCCGCAAATCGAAGACCAAATCAAAGGCATGGGCAAATAA
- a CDS encoding RnfABCDGE type electron transport complex subunit A: MEYIEIIVATIFVNNILLAQFLGNCPFLGTSKKMETALGMAMAVIFVLVMAGGITWLIYDYLLLPNKLVYLRTIAFILVIAALVQFVEMFLKKSIPALYAGLGIFLPLITTNCAVFGVCVLNIDKELNFLQTLVTSFGYAAGFGLALILFAGLRERILLARVPKPLQDTSIALITAGMISLSFYAFRGMV, translated from the coding sequence ATGGAATATATCGAAATCATCGTCGCCACCATCTTCGTCAACAACATCCTGCTGGCGCAGTTTCTGGGCAACTGCCCCTTTTTGGGGACGTCCAAGAAAATGGAGACGGCCCTGGGCATGGCCATGGCCGTCATCTTCGTGCTGGTCATGGCCGGAGGGATCACCTGGCTCATCTACGACTATCTGCTGCTACCCAACAAGCTCGTCTACCTTCGAACCATCGCCTTTATCCTGGTCATCGCCGCTCTGGTTCAGTTCGTGGAGATGTTCCTGAAAAAGAGTATTCCGGCCCTCTATGCCGGCCTGGGTATCTTCCTGCCGTTGATCACTACCAACTGCGCCGTCTTCGGCGTGTGCGTGCTCAACATCGACAAAGAACTGAATTTTCTGCAGACCCTGGTAACCTCTTTTGGATATGCCGCCGGCTTCGGTCTGGCGTTGATCCTCTTTGCCGGCTTGCGCGAACGCATCCTTCTGGCCCGGGTTCCCAAACCCTTGCAGGATACGTCCATCGCGCTGATCACCGCCGGTATGATTTCCCTGAGTTTTTACGCATTCCGGGGAATGGTATAG